In Pomacea canaliculata isolate SZHN2017 linkage group LG12, ASM307304v1, whole genome shotgun sequence, a single genomic region encodes these proteins:
- the LOC112577067 gene encoding uncharacterized protein LOC112577067 isoform X1: MASLTILHFNDVYNIEGQTDEPAGGAARLAAYVKSCKHLDPLVLFSGDALNPSLMSIFLKGEQMIPVLNEIGVKCAVYGNHDFDFGVDHLEDIAEQTTFPWLLSNIKDNVNEEPLARGEITCVLQHNGIKLGIIGLVEEEWIATLSTVDSDDITFLDFVDEGRRLACDLKEQGADIVIALTHMRWPNDEKLAENVPEIDIVLGGHDHDFDIRQVNGRYVLKSGTDFRNLSKLTLMQNCSGWDVSIERVDLTSDYPEDAEMKELVNKMLSKVDDKMDTYLGTLGVDMDGRFGSVRTMETNLGNFITDIMLTATNAEVALLNSGTLRSDRIHRKGDFRLRDLLTILPLPDPLVVIQVSGMQLLGALENGVSQYPRKEGRFPQVAGVSFGFDPTKPPGHRVPVYGVRVQGECLDLDKCYRVVTKEYLATGHDGYDVFRECEWLVNDEQCPALSTAVQNYFESVQIYQGIKECKSGHRQPLVPVIMKDRLVRQASVEHPDRPHHLVRQESIHDAEAESSYLSPHVEGRIFILTEETCEAMQQMVSPTVLHHNLSIIKEASSARSLESLENIH, encoded by the exons ATGGCCAGTCTGACTATCCTACATTTCAATGATGTATATAACATTGAAGGACAGACAGATGAACCTGCTGGAGGAGCTGCCCGTCTTGCAGCGTATGTTAAATCCTGTAAGCACCTCGACCCCCTTGTGTTATTCAGTGGCGATGCTCTTAACCCATCTCTGA TGAGTATTTTCCTAAAAGGAGAACAAATGATACCAGTTCTAAATGAAATTGGAGTGAAGTGTGCTGTTTATGGGAATCATGATTTTG ATTTTGGAGTAGATCATTTGGAAGATATTGCTGAACAAACAACCTTCCCATGGTTACTCAGTAACATCAAGGACAATGTGAATGAAGAGCCACTTGCTCGGGGGGAAATAACTTGTGTTTTGCAACATAATGGCATTAAG CTGGGAATTATTGGTCTTGTTGAAGAAGAATGGATTGCAACTCTGTCAACAGTGGATTCAGACGACATAACATTTTTGGATTTTGTTGATGAGGGTCGTCGGCTGGCTTGTGATTTAAAGGAGCAG GGAGCAGACATTGTCATAGCACTGACCCACATGCGGTGGCCTAATGATGAGAAGCTTGCTGAAAATGTTCCTGAAATTGACATTGTCTTGGGAggtcatgatcatgattttgATATCAGACAG gtaaatgGAAGATATGTGCTAAAAAGTGGGACAGACTTCAGGAACCTGAGCAAGCTGACATTAATGCAAAACTGCAGTGGGTGGGATGTCAGCATAGAGCGAGTGGACCTGACATCAGATTATCCAGAAGATGCTGAAATGAAAGAACTTGTCAACAAAATGCTGT cTAAAGTGGATGACAAAATGGACACCTATTTAGGTACCCTTGGTGTGGATATGGATGGCCGGTTTGGCAGCGTACGAACCATGGAAACAAATCTTG gAAACTTTATCACAGATATCATGCTAACTGCAACTAATGCTGAAGTAGCTTTGCTGAATTCTGGCACCCTCCGTTCTGATCGCATCCATCGCAAAGGAGATTTCCGGCTTCGTGATTTGCTAACCATTCTACCTCTGCCAGACCCCCTTGTGGTTATTCAAGTCTCAG GTATGCAGCTTCTTGGGGCATTAGAAAATGGAGTGTCTCAGTATCCTCGAAAAGAGGGTCGTTTTCCTCAAGTAGCAGGTGTGAGCTTTGGCTTCGATCCCACCAAACCACCTGGTCATAGAGTGCCAGTTTACGGTGTTCGAGTTCAGGGAGAATGTTTAGACTTGGACAAG TGCTACAGGGTTGTAACTAAAGAATACCTTGCAACTGGTCATGATGGCTATGACGTGTTCAGGGAGTGTGAGTGGTTG GTGAATGATGAACAGTGTCCAGCATTGTCGACTGCTGTTCAAAACTACTTTGAGTCTGTTCAGATCTACCAAGGCATCAAAGAGTGCAAGTCAGGGCACCGCCAACCATTAGTCCCTGTGATTAT GAAAGATCGCTTGGTGCGTCAGGCAAGTGTAGAGCATCCAGACCGACCACATCACTTGGTCCGCCAGGAAAGCATCCATGATGCAGAAGCAGAAAGCAGCTATCTAAGTCCCCATGTTGAAGGTCGAATCTTTATTCTTACAGAAGAG aCGTGTGAAGCTATGCAGCAGATGGTTTCTCCTACTGTACTTCATCACAACCTCAGCATCATAAAAGAGGCTTCTTCAGCCAGGAGCTTAGAGAGTCTGGAAAATAtacattga
- the LOC112577067 gene encoding uncharacterized protein LOC112577067 isoform X2: MASLTILHFNDVYNIEGQTDEPAGGAARLAAYVKSLSIFLKGEQMIPVLNEIGVKCAVYGNHDFDFGVDHLEDIAEQTTFPWLLSNIKDNVNEEPLARGEITCVLQHNGIKLGIIGLVEEEWIATLSTVDSDDITFLDFVDEGRRLACDLKEQGADIVIALTHMRWPNDEKLAENVPEIDIVLGGHDHDFDIRQVNGRYVLKSGTDFRNLSKLTLMQNCSGWDVSIERVDLTSDYPEDAEMKELVNKMLSKVDDKMDTYLGTLGVDMDGRFGSVRTMETNLGNFITDIMLTATNAEVALLNSGTLRSDRIHRKGDFRLRDLLTILPLPDPLVVIQVSGMQLLGALENGVSQYPRKEGRFPQVAGVSFGFDPTKPPGHRVPVYGVRVQGECLDLDKCYRVVTKEYLATGHDGYDVFRECEWLVNDEQCPALSTAVQNYFESVQIYQGIKECKSGHRQPLVPVIMKDRLVRQASVEHPDRPHHLVRQESIHDAEAESSYLSPHVEGRIFILTEETCEAMQQMVSPTVLHHNLSIIKEASSARSLESLENIH; this comes from the exons ATGGCCAGTCTGACTATCCTACATTTCAATGATGTATATAACATTGAAGGACAGACAGATGAACCTGCTGGAGGAGCTGCCCGTCTTGCAGCGTATGTTAAATCCT TGAGTATTTTCCTAAAAGGAGAACAAATGATACCAGTTCTAAATGAAATTGGAGTGAAGTGTGCTGTTTATGGGAATCATGATTTTG ATTTTGGAGTAGATCATTTGGAAGATATTGCTGAACAAACAACCTTCCCATGGTTACTCAGTAACATCAAGGACAATGTGAATGAAGAGCCACTTGCTCGGGGGGAAATAACTTGTGTTTTGCAACATAATGGCATTAAG CTGGGAATTATTGGTCTTGTTGAAGAAGAATGGATTGCAACTCTGTCAACAGTGGATTCAGACGACATAACATTTTTGGATTTTGTTGATGAGGGTCGTCGGCTGGCTTGTGATTTAAAGGAGCAG GGAGCAGACATTGTCATAGCACTGACCCACATGCGGTGGCCTAATGATGAGAAGCTTGCTGAAAATGTTCCTGAAATTGACATTGTCTTGGGAggtcatgatcatgattttgATATCAGACAG gtaaatgGAAGATATGTGCTAAAAAGTGGGACAGACTTCAGGAACCTGAGCAAGCTGACATTAATGCAAAACTGCAGTGGGTGGGATGTCAGCATAGAGCGAGTGGACCTGACATCAGATTATCCAGAAGATGCTGAAATGAAAGAACTTGTCAACAAAATGCTGT cTAAAGTGGATGACAAAATGGACACCTATTTAGGTACCCTTGGTGTGGATATGGATGGCCGGTTTGGCAGCGTACGAACCATGGAAACAAATCTTG gAAACTTTATCACAGATATCATGCTAACTGCAACTAATGCTGAAGTAGCTTTGCTGAATTCTGGCACCCTCCGTTCTGATCGCATCCATCGCAAAGGAGATTTCCGGCTTCGTGATTTGCTAACCATTCTACCTCTGCCAGACCCCCTTGTGGTTATTCAAGTCTCAG GTATGCAGCTTCTTGGGGCATTAGAAAATGGAGTGTCTCAGTATCCTCGAAAAGAGGGTCGTTTTCCTCAAGTAGCAGGTGTGAGCTTTGGCTTCGATCCCACCAAACCACCTGGTCATAGAGTGCCAGTTTACGGTGTTCGAGTTCAGGGAGAATGTTTAGACTTGGACAAG TGCTACAGGGTTGTAACTAAAGAATACCTTGCAACTGGTCATGATGGCTATGACGTGTTCAGGGAGTGTGAGTGGTTG GTGAATGATGAACAGTGTCCAGCATTGTCGACTGCTGTTCAAAACTACTTTGAGTCTGTTCAGATCTACCAAGGCATCAAAGAGTGCAAGTCAGGGCACCGCCAACCATTAGTCCCTGTGATTAT GAAAGATCGCTTGGTGCGTCAGGCAAGTGTAGAGCATCCAGACCGACCACATCACTTGGTCCGCCAGGAAAGCATCCATGATGCAGAAGCAGAAAGCAGCTATCTAAGTCCCCATGTTGAAGGTCGAATCTTTATTCTTACAGAAGAG aCGTGTGAAGCTATGCAGCAGATGGTTTCTCCTACTGTACTTCATCACAACCTCAGCATCATAAAAGAGGCTTCTTCAGCCAGGAGCTTAGAGAGTCTGGAAAATAtacattga